Proteins from a single region of Ananas comosus cultivar F153 linkage group 3, ASM154086v1, whole genome shotgun sequence:
- the LOC109707369 gene encoding phosphatidylinositol N-acetylglucosaminyltransferase subunit C, which produces METGANETAHRPKWKKVAYGGMQPGYADNYTDDSFLEEMVMNANVVKRDLLKVMQDSVSISQYLCIIALVICVWTYTLSLVIDESSLLKLDIGLLALGFLVLVLTTSPLSWELLFKYFLNISFFISGLYILAPIYHTLTRSISSDSIWALTVSLLLVHLFLHDYSGSNISTSASPNNLKLANNISLNASIVASVLVASRLPSRLHVFAIMLFSLQVFLFAPLITSCIRRYSLSLHFWFSFALMGVTLSVMYQLHCMFFVLLLALLVFVSVVCPYWLIRIQEYKFEINGPWDEAKLCFDISE; this is translated from the coding sequence ATGGAGACTGGTGCGAACGAGACCGCACATCGACCAAAGTGGAAGAAAGTTGCGTACGGAGGAATGCAGCCAGGGTACGCCGATAACTACACCGATGACTCCTTTCTTGAAGAAATGGTTATGAATGCTAATGTGGTAAAGAGAGATCTACTAAAGGTGATGCAGGATTCTGTTTCCATTTCCCAGTATCTCTGCATTATTGCGCTCGTGATTTGCGTTTGGACCTACACATTGAGTTTGGTCATTGATGAGAGCTCTCTCCTCAAACTAGACATCGGCCTTTTAGCTCTTGGTTTCCTAGTCCTTGTGCTCACCACCAGCCCCCTCTCCTGGGAGCTTCTTTTCAAGTACTTTCTCAACATTTCTTTCTTCATTAGCGGGCTTTATATTCTAGCACCTATTTATCATACTCTCACCCGGTCAATCAGTTCCGATTCCATATGGGCACTCACCGTATCGCTTCTTCTCGTCCATCTCTTTTTGCACGACTACTCAGGTTCCAATATAAGCACCTCTGCATCTCCGAACAACCTAAAATTGGCCAATAACATCTCTCTAAATGCATCGATAGTAGCATCAGTCCTCGTGGCCTCTCGTTTGCCATCGAGGCTTCACGTCTTTGCAATCATGCTGTTTTCCCTGCAGGTCTTTCTGTTCGCGCCGCTCATCACATCCTGCATAAGAAGGTATTCATTAAGCCTTCATTTTTGGTTTTCATTTGCTCTGATGGGCGTGACCTTGAGCGTCATGTACCAGTTACATTGTATGTTTTTTGTTCTATTGCTCGCGCTGCTTGTTTTCGTATCTGTTGTGTGTCCATACTGGCTTATTAGGATTCAGGAATATAAGTTTGAGATCAATGGTCCATGGGACGAAGCAAAACTCTGCTTTGATATTTCAGAGTGA
- the LOC109708210 gene encoding disease resistance protein RPS2-like, whose product MKILPGFLSAKRSLNPFRSNRSAQLLQQFQQQQQQQQQQQLLFLQSCRNPDENESQISCQERSDDVPHRPTPAAVMHVPVDEPLGVEKNLEKIRNLLSDPEVSLIGVAGVGGVGKTTLLKALNNSFLEQRHDFDAVIFASAFYGGERGLQAAIARRLGLPWEDSRSKMANAVRISVALKRRRFLLLIDDIVNPVDLEELGVPPKGPRSKSKVVVAARSEQICRSMGVLPEHVINVGPMEPCTAWQLFLRHVGTEAPQPCIMDIAKRVAGECGGFPLGLRAVGHAMSTARTIDEWLQSLEALKRSKDKLEREGKARETLPPGIEQAVLSTLKFCYKKLGPEKLRAGISYCALFPKNHSIPKDDLICYWIGEGILEGAHNEGESLVDKLKSFGMLKEGADPEQEVGMDDILRDLILQMKKGEFIAEAGRGLTGTQSSHYFEAAKKVSLMHNDVTEIEQLLQPSELASLNLRSNNRLRKLPDDFFGMTPYLRLLDLSHTGIRETPKGISRLAFLRHLDLSFTKIKSLPEEIGEIRSLVQLILEGTTSLTTIPPGILPKLTKMAKLNLYCSYSDWELKDGKDVAGENEGPSFDELKYLEQLTDLGITISSTASWEDFASCEKLTRSATRLMVKDCGDMRSMHLSTKFKNLKEANFSDCSFLKELEVGGSTADGRPEEAEGSKWKLSHLEVLRLKALYEASIIWAGVLTRECLPLLREVEISFCHELKDVTWVIQLERIERVILDTCKKIEQVINIERSTMSIRPCGLPRLRILAIRNLPKLMSLWTLPLSLPELEYVKVLQCPQLRSLPQSGTGENMTVIHGEKEWWDALEWKNDTEDCSSWYFQAAE is encoded by the coding sequence ATGAAGATCTTGCCAGGATTTCTCAGCGCCAAGCGCAGCCTCAATCCCTTCCGCAGCAACCGCTCTGCGCAATTGCTGCAGCAgttccagcagcagcagcagcagcagcagcagcagcagctgctgttTCTGCAATCCTGTCGAAACCCGGACGAAAATGAATCACAGATAAGCTGTCAAGAGCGGTCTGACGACGTTCCGCACCGACCGACCCCTGCTGCGGTCATGCACGTCCCAGTCGACGAACCACTCGGCGTCGAGAAGAATTTGGAAAAGATACGGAATCTGCTGAGTGATCCGGAGGTGAGTCTTATCGGCGTAGCTGGCGTCGGCGGCGTAGGAAAGACAACCTTGCTGAAGGCCCTCAACAACAGCTTTCTCGAGCAGCGGCATGATTTTGATGCTGTAATCTTCGCCTCGGCCTTCTACGGCGGCGAGAGGGGCCTCCAGGCGGCCATCGCGCGGAGGCTCGGCTTGCCGTGGGAGGACAGTCGTAGCAAGATGGCGAACGCCGTGCGCATATCGGTGGCCCTCAAGAGGCGCAGGTTCCTACTGCTGATTGATGATATCGTAAACCCAGTGGACCTCGAAGAGCTCGGCGTGCCCCCGAAGGGGCCGAGGAGCAAGAGCAAGGTCGTGGTCGCCGCGCGGTCGGAACAGATCTGCAGATCGATGGGCGTGCTCCCCGAGCATGTGATCAACGTAGGACCGATGGAGCCATGCACGGCGTGGCAGCTGTTCCTGCGGCACGTAGGCACGGAGGCTCCTCAGCCATGCATAATGGATATAGCCAAGCGTGTCGCGGGCGAATGCGGCGGCTTCCCTCTCGGGTTGAGGGCCGTAGGCCATGCTATGTCAACGGCGAGAACTATAGATGAGTGGCTCCAAAGCCTTGAGGCCTTGAAGAGATCGAAGGACAAGCTCGAAAGAGAAGGAAAGGCACGGGAAACTCTTCCTCCTGGCATCGAACAGGCAGTCCTCTCCACCCTAAAATTTTGTTACAAGAAGTTAGGGCCTGAAAAGTTGAGGGCCGGCATCTCGTACTGCGCCCTCTTCCCCAAGAACCACTCGATTCCGAAAGATGATCTCATCTGCTACTGGATCGGAGAAGGCATCTTAGAAGGAGCTCATAATGAAGGCGAGTCGCTCGTCGACAAGCTCAAGAGCTTTGGAATGCTGAAGGAAGGTGCTGATCCGGAGCAAGAGGTGGGGATGGACGACATATTGCGTGATCTCATCCTTCAGATGAAGAAAGGTGAATTTATAGCTGAAGCAGGCAGGGGGCTGACCGGCACGCAGAGCTCGCACTACTTTGAAGCGGCGAAGAAGGTGTCCCTGATGCACAACGACGTCACTGAGATCGAACAGCTCTTGCAACCCTCCGAGCTCGCCTCGCTCAATCTCAGATCCAACAATCGCCTGAGGAAACTGCCTGATGACTTTTTTGGCATGACCCCTTACCTCCGATTACTTGATCTGTCGCACACTGGCATTAGGGAGACACCGAAAGGGATAAGCCGCCTGGCGTTTCTGAGGCATCTCGACTTATCCTTCACCAAGATCAAATCACTTCCTGAGGAAATCGGGGAGATCAGGAGCTTGGTTCAGCTGATCCTGGAAGGGACGACCTCGCTTACGACAATTCCTCCAGGCATATTGCCGAAGCTCACCAAGATGGCAAAACTAAATCTCTACTGCAGCTACAGCGATTGGGAACTGAAAGATGGCAAAGATGTTGCTGGAGAAAATGAAGGGCCGAGTTTCGACGAGCTGAAATACTTGGAGCAGCTGACTGATCTCGGCATCACAATAAGTAGCACGGCTTCGTGGGAGGATTTTGCCAGTTGCGAGAAGCTGACAAGATCGGCCACAAGGCTTATGGTGAAGGATTGTGGGGATATGAGGTCCATGCACCTATCGACAAAATTCAAGAATCTAAAAGAAGCAAACTTCTCAGATTGCAGCTTCTTGAAAGAGCTCGAGGTAGGCGGCAGCACTGCTGACGGCAGACCAGAGGAAGCTGAAGGATCAAAGTGGAAGCTGTCACACCTGGAGGTCCTCCGTCTGAAGGCGCTGTATGAGGCAAGCATCATCTGGGCAGGGGTGCTTACTCGAGAATGCCTCCCGCTCTTGCGGGAAGTGGAGATAAGCTTCTGCCATGAGCTAAAGGACGTGACATGGGTGATCCAGCTCGAGCGCATCGAACGCGTAATTCTCGACACTTGCAAGAAGATTGAGCAAGTAATCAACATAGAGCGCAGCACAATGAGCATAAGGCCTTGCGGATTGCCCCGCCTTAGAATTCTAGCAATCCGTAACCTGCCCAAGTTGATGAGCCTCTGGACGCTCCCACTGTCTCTCCCCGAGCTAGAATATGTGAAGGTGCTGCAGTGCCCACAGTTGAGGAGCCTACCACAGAGTGGCACGGGCGAGAACATGACAGTCATCCACGGCGAGAAAGAATGGTGGGACGCATTGGAATGGAAGAATGATACCGAGGATTGTAGCTCTTGGTACTTCCAAGCTGCAGAGTGA
- the LOC109707370 gene encoding 60S ribosomal protein L14-1-like codes for MVFKRYVEIGRVALVNYGKDYGRLVVIVDVIDQNRALVDAPDMVRCQMNFKRLSLTDIKIDIPRIPKKKSLIAAMEAADVKNTWEKSSWGRKLIVQKKRALLNDFDRFKVMLAKIKRAGTINQELAKLKKQNAA; via the exons ATG GTTTTCAAGCGCTACGTGGAGATTGGAAGGGTCGCCCTCGTCAACTATGGCAAGGACTACGGGAGGCTCGTTGTTATCGTCGATGTTATCGATCAGAACCGA GCTTTGGTCGATGCCCCTGACATGGTGCGATGCCAAATGAACTTCAAGAGGCTTTCACTGACCGACATTAAAATCGACATTCCACGAATTCCAAAGAAGAAGTCATTGATTGCTGCAATGGAAGCTGCCG ATGTCAAGAACACATGGGAGAAGAGCTCGTGGGGGAGGAAGCTGATTGTCCAGAAAAAGAGAGCTTTGCTAAACGACTTTGATAGGTTCAAGGTCATGTTGGCAAAAATTAAG AGAGCAGGGACCATCAACCAAGAGCTTGCGAAACTTAAAAAGCAGAATGCCGCTTGA
- the LOC109707412 gene encoding subtilisin-like protease SBT1.1 — MEQRKTKHPFLLLLLYSLLYSFPSLSAPNHPIFPISSSSSSRSDQIQTFIVHVQRLKGVAFAKVDDRESWHRSFLPNTTLSSGEPRLIHSYREVISGFAARLSADEVQAMQSLDGFLHAHPSRRLAPLTTYTPDYLGLSGRNGAWYDDRLGKGVVVGVVDTGVSVEHLSFADDGGMPPPPQDWRGSCELSGGRSCSNKLIGAAAFKGHQPVPVDGDKNGHGTHVASVAAGSFVDGATVLGNANGTAAGMAPKAHVAVYQVCFDGGCDESDVLAGIDKAIHDGVDVLVVAIGPRQLGLSESRPRPLYEDSVAIGSLDNGDGEARRRNGVGRRIGVPTEQLQCYHAAAGFNVSNVQKGQNAKNAGAAAMILLNHQKEGFTTFAEAHDLPAAHLSYADALTILSYLNSSTNSTPTATVIFKGTKFGARPSPAVASFSSRGPSRFNGGIIKPDVIAPGVNILAAWPDGIETDRFGSPAPTFHFLSGTSTAAAHVAGIVALLRNSHPQWSPDMLKSAVMTSADGLNRDGSPITDESDGAAASVFAVGAGHVNASLANNPGLVYELHSHRYVRYLCGLGYTDQQVQVITQHQVKCSKTHETEPEDLNYPSISVTLRSPSRKTIKRRVKHVGDPNTVYFAQIEQPKGANIELSQDKLEFKRTDERRHFHIILTTNATMRTGGRTSVGQLTWVSKRHVVRSPIFVTFF; from the exons ATGGAGCAGAGAAAAACCAAGCATCCATTCCTGCTGCTCCTCCTCTACTCACTACTCTATTCTTTTCCCTCACTTTCTGCACCAAACCATCCTATTTTTCctatcagcagcagcagcagcagcagaagtgACCAAATCCAAACATTCATAGTCCATGTCCAGCGGCTGAAAGGCGTCGCATTCGCGAAAGTCGACGACCGCGAAAGCTGGCACAGATCCTTCCTCCCCAACACCACTTTAAGCTCTGGCGAGCCGCGGCTGATCCACTCCTACCGCGAAGTCATCAGCGGCTTCGCCGCGAGGCTGTCCGCCGACGAAGTGCAGGCCATGCAGTCCCTCGACGGCTTCCTGCACGCGCACCCCAGCAGGCGGCTCGCGCCCCTCACGACCTACACCCCGGACTACTTGGGCTTGAGCGGCCGGAACGGCGCGTGGTACGACGACCGCCTCGGgaaaggcgtcgtcgtcggagtcGTCGACACCGGCGTTTCCGTCGAGCACCTCTCCTTCGCAGACGACGGCGGCATGCCGCCGCCCCCGCAGGACTGGCGAGGGAGCTGCGAGCTCAGCGGCGGGAGGAGCTGCAGCAACAAGCTCATTGGCGCGGCAGCTTTCAAAGGCCACCAACCAGTGCCCGTCGACGGCGACAAGAACGGCCACGGCACGCACGTGGCGAGCGTCGCGGCCGGAAGCTTCGTCGACGGAGCCACGGTTCTCGGCAATGCCAACGGCACGGCGGCCGGGATGGCTCCGAAAGCTCACGTGGCGGTGTACCAAGTATGTTTCGACGGCGGCTGCGACGAGAGCGACGTGCTCGCCGGAATAGACAAAGCCATTCATGACGGAGTCGACGTGCTCGTGGTCGCGATCGGTCCCCGCCAGCTGGGGCTATCCGAGTCACGGCCTCGGCCGCTGTACGAGGACAGCGTAGCCATCGGATCGTTGGATAACGGCGACGGTGAGGCTCGGCGACGGAACGGAGTTGGACGGCGAATCGGCGTACCAACCGAGCAGCTTCAATGCTACCATGCTGCAGCTG GTTTCAATGTATCAAATGTTCAGAAGGGTCAGAATGCGAAAAATGCAGGAGCAGCAGCTATGATACTGCTGAACCACCAGAAAGAAGGGTTTACGACATTCGCCGAAGCTCACGACCTCCCGGCGGCGCACCTTAGCTACGCCGACGCGCTCACGATCCTGTCGTATCTCAATTCGTCGACGAATTCAACGCCCACCGCGACCGTTATATTCAAAGGAACGAAGTTCGGAGCCCGACCGTCCCCCGCGGTGGCCTCCTTTTCCTCGAGAGGGCCGAGCAGATTCAACGGTGGCATCATAAAGCCGGACGTCATCGCTCCGGGCGTAAACATTTTAGCTGCGTGGCCCGACGGAATCGAGACCGACCGGTTCGGATCGCCGGCTCCGACTTTTCACTTCCTCAGTGGGACCTCGACGGCCGCAGCTCATGTCGCGGGGATCGTAGCGCTTCTCAGGAACAGCCATCCGCAGTGGTCGCCCGACATGCTTAAGTCGGCTGTCATGACGTCGGCAGACGGTCTAAACCGCGACGGCAGTCCGATCACCGACGAGTCCGACGGCGCGGCAGCGAGCGTCTTCGCTGTCGGAGCAGGACATGTGAATGCATCACTGGCTAACAATCCTGGACTTGTGTACGAACTGCATTCGCATCGTTACGTTCGGTATCTTTGCGGCTTAGGCTACACAGATCAACAAGTGCAGGTGATCACTCAGCATCAGGTCAAGTGCTCGAAAACCCACGAGACCGAGCCCGAGGATTTGAACTACCCATCGATCTCAGTCACCTTGCGGAGTCCGTCAAGAAAGACCATCAAAAGAAGGGTGAAGCACGTCGGAGACCCGAACACGGTTTATTTCGCACAAATCGAACAACCGAAGGGGGCGAACATTGAACTTTCGCAAGACAAACTCGAATTCAAGAGAACGGACGAGCGAAGACATTTCCACATTATACTTACAACAAACGCAACAATGCGGACCGGAGGTCGAACATCGGTGGGCCAGTTAACATGGGTTTCGAAAAGGCACGTCGTGAGGAGCCCTATCTTCGTGACGTTCTTCTAG
- the LOC109707368 gene encoding putative pentatricopeptide repeat-containing protein At3g23330 has product MVEAPSPSPSPLSWAPLIRASASRGLFLHALSLFARMRAVSGASAARAALPSVLKSCAALRLAKLGESLHGFVLRSGWASDLYTANALMNMYAKVQISNVYGEKSIAQMPKSSFFYLGTRKLGLCESPFESSCELSGDSSISTSLRSVRKVFDEMPERDVVSWNTLIAGCAENGMYGEALDMMRDMGEIGLKPDSFTLSSVLPIFAEFVDVSKGAEIHGFAVRQAFDSDVFVGSSLIDMYAKCTRIEYSRRVFDLLPDPDPISWNSIIAGSVQNGMVDEGLRLFRRMLTLDIKPMPVTFSSVTPACAYLTTLHLGKQLHGFIIRGDFDSNVFVASSLVDMYAKCGSISIARCIFDRMHSPDMVSWTAMIMGYALHGPAEEALALFQMMETENERPNCVAFVAVLTACSHAGLVDEARKYFNSMCNDYGIAPRLEHYAAVADVLGRAGKLDEAYEFISDIHVSPTASVWSTLLRACRVHKNIALAEKVAKQIFEIEPKDMGSHVLMSNIYSAAGRWNEAANLRTAMKSKGMKKQPACSWIEVKNKVHAFVAHDKSHPWYNKIIEALGVLLEQMEREGYVPDTGDVLQDIEEEQKRYVLCGHSERLAIAFGIISTPPGTAIRVTKNLRVCVDCHTVTKFISKIVAREIVVRDVSRFHHFKDGICSCGDYW; this is encoded by the coding sequence ATGGTGGaggctccctctccctctccctctcctctctcatgGGCGCCCCTTATCCGCGCCTCGGCTTCGCGAGGCCTCTTCCTCCACGCCCTCTCCCTCTTCGCCCGCATGCGCGCCGTTTCCGGGGCCTCCGCCGCGCGCGCCGCGCTCCCTTCGGTCCTCAAATCCTGCGCCGCCCTCAGACTCGCCAAGCTCGGCGAGTCCCTCCACGGCTTCGTCCTCCGCTCCGGCTGGGCCTCCGATCTCTACACCGCCAACGCCCTCATGAACATGTACGCCAAAGTCCAAATTTCCAATGTTTACGGCGAGAAATCGATTGCCCAGATGCCGAAAAGCAGTTTTTTTTATCTTGGTACCAGAAAGTTGGGACTTTGCGAGAGCCCATTTGAATCGAGTTGTGAATTGAGCGGCGATAGTTCGATCTCAACAAGTTTACGGAGTGTGAGAAaggtgttcgatgaaatgcccgAACGAGATGTTGTGTCGTGGAACACTTTGATCGCGGGGTGCGCGGAGAACGGGATGTACGGGGAAGCTCTAGACATGATGAGGGATATGGGTGAAATCGGTTTGAAGCCCGACTCGTTCACTTTGTCGAGCGTTCTTCCTATCTTTGCGGAGTTTGTGGATGTCTCGAAGGGGGCGGAGATTCACGGATTCGCCGTGCGACAAGCATTTGATTCCGATGTGTTCGTCGGGAGCAGCTTGATCGATATGTACGCAAAGTGCACTCGGATCGAATACTCGAGGCGGGTGTTCGATCTTCTGCCCGACCCTGATCCCATCTCGTGGAATTCTATAATCGCAGGCTCCGTGCAAAATGGCATGGTGGACGAGGGGCTTAGATTGTTTCGTCGAATGCTGACGCTTGATATAAAACCCATGCCCGTAACGTTCTCTAGTGTCACGCCCGCTTGCGCTTATCTGACGACTTTGCATCTCGGCAAGCAACTGCACGGGTTCATAATCAGAGGGGATTTTGATTCCAACGTGTTTGTCGCTAGCTCACTTGTCGACATGTACGCCAAATGTGGGAGTATTAGCATTGCACGTTGCATATTCGATCGAATGCATTCGCCAGATATGGTATCGTGGACGGCCATGATCATGGGGTATGCACTGCATGGACCAGCAGAAGAAGCTCTCGCCTTATTTCAGATGATGGAGACGGAGAATGAGAGGCCGAATTGTGTTGCCTTTGTCGCAGTTTTAACTGCTTGTAGCCATGCTGGGTTGGTCGACGAAGCACGCAAGTACTTTAACAGCATGTGTAACGATTATGGGATCGCTCCTCGTTTAGAGCATTATGCGGCCGTTGCCGATGTCCTGGGCCGTGCAGGGAAGTTAGATGAAGCCTATGAGTTCATCTCCGACATACACGTATCGCCAACTGCGAGCGTCTGGTCCACTCTATTAAGAGCTTGTCGCGTCCACAAGAACATTGCTTTAGCTGAGAAAGTAGCCAAGCAAATCTTCGAGATCGAACCCAAAGACATGGGATCTCACGTTTTAATGTCAAACATTTACTCCGCTGCTGGGAGATGGAATGAAGCCGCCAATTTACGAACGGCGATGAAGAGTAAAGGCATGAAGAAGCAACCGGCTTGTAGTTGGATTGAAGTGAAGAACAAAGTACACGCATTCGTGGCGCACGATAAGTCCCATCCATGGTATAATAAGATAATCGAGGCTTTGGGTGTTCTTTTAGAGCAGATGGAGCGCGAAGGATACGTGCCTGATACAGGGGATGTGCTTCAAGATATAGAAGAAGAGCAGAAGCGGTACGTATTATGCGGTCACAGCGAGAGGCTTGCAATAGCTTTTGGGATTATAAGCACTCCTCCAGGAACAGCCATTCGTGTAACAAAGAACCTTCGAGTGTGCGTCGATTGCCATACGGTGACGAAGTTCATTTCAAAGATTGTGGCGAGGGAGATTGTCGTGAGGGATGTAAGTAGATTCCACCATTTTAAGGATGGGATTTGTTCGTGCGGGGATTATTGGTGA